CAGAGAATCATCCGAATCAATCTTCGCTCGCTCCTTTGGAAGAACCTTGGCTTCTATTAACCAGACCCGAGATACAGACCGGCTATTACGACCTTTCGCCGGTCATTCATCACGAAGAAGAAGCAGTGGAATGTTTAGACCTTTCGTTTGATGAAATGAAAACGTTTCAACCCTTTGCGACTCATCTCTGCCTCAATAAGGATTCAGAAAAAACCCTTCGCGGAGGGAATCCGATCGAAAACAACCAAAACGTTAATCTCCACGAGTGGGCCGGTCTGCACGCCGTCGAACACACCACTCAATATTTCGTCGATGCCTATCAAAGCAACCATAAGAATTTGATGCTATGTCTGATTCCAAAAAAGGTAAGTTTTTCTTGCAACAATGCCGTCTTCAAAATGAGAAGCGAATGAGAATCTCTTCGATCAATGCCTTTTTTTGAAAATGGAAAACGACTTCAATTTACGATCCGTACCAACGCGGAGTCTTTCAAAATTTCTACGTAATTCCCGAGATTCACTCTCAACATTGATTCTACTACACAGAAAGGTAAGTATCGACAAGATAGGTTGATTTT
This window of the Leptospira stimsonii genome carries:
- a CDS encoding HET-C-related protein, which produces MKQITSFAGFAPLAFLLLDIFPSFSLNAFGPAGSFNHVRILKESFRDFTEKTGYEIRVDCQEMILQGNLRSDSDLMNEEEFHCDNNNIFGCGIELRNLKSKSEKAALFTDSMRYLGHATHIIQDFYAHSNWAENHPNQSSLAPLEEPWLLLTRPEIQTGYYDLSPVIHHEEEAVECLDLSFDEMKTFQPFATHLCLNKDSEKTLRGGNPIENNQNVNLHEWAGLHAVEHTTQYFVDAYQSNHKNLMLCLIPKKVSFSCNNAVFKMRSE